In one window of Syngnathus scovelli strain Florida chromosome 20, RoL_Ssco_1.2, whole genome shotgun sequence DNA:
- the LOC125990195 gene encoding mucin-2-like isoform X38, which translates to MKTIGLAAAAVVLSLTAWVLYEIKRTPVSAKLTLSEQKQELSTLTTKEPALNVTSVLVKTTKLPNTTLTTKTPALNVTSVSKLPNTTLTTKTPALNVTSVSKLPNTTLTTKTPALNVTSVSKLPNTTLTTKTPALNVTSVLKLPNTTLTTKTPEMNVTSVSVKPTVQGQQQEVPNTTLTTKKPEMNVTSVSVKPTVQGEQQKLPNTTLTTKKPAMNVTSVSVKTTAQGQQQELPNTTLTTKKPEMNVTSVSVKPTVQGEQQKLPNTTTTTKKPEMNVTSVSLLNTTMTTKKPPMNVTSVSVKTTVQGEQQKLPNTTLTTKKPEMNVTSVSVNPMVQRQQQELPNTTLTKKPEMNVTSVSVKPTVQGEQQKLPNTTMTTKKPEMNVTSVSVKPTVQGEQQKLPNTTMTTKKPEMNVTSVSVKPTVQGEQQKLPNTTLTTKKPEMNVTSVSVKPTVQGEQQKLPNTTLTTKKPAMNVTSVKPTVQGQQQKLPNTTLTTKKPDMNVTSVSVKPTVQGEQQKLPNTTMTTKKPAVNVTSVSVKPTVNGQQQKLPNTTLTTKKPALNVTSVSVLLQKLPNTTKTTKKPMNKLLKTLTTKKPRISVVKPELFTELQLAKYYVWIYSNTNVSIIINPQDLNLEVLEVNLVSEHRGKKLLTLRFSMTNQTAKLITDTHVSPLPLIQNEMTWPYRLGVNYKIVIQKNGNYWTVNFSNKLVLCFTLEKRQVISQVEVSGRIVTIRKVEVFRDV; encoded by the exons ATGAAGACAATTGGACTGGCCGCGGCCGCGGTCGTTCTATCGCTTACTGCCTGGGTGCTTTATG AGATCAAAAGGACCCCAGTCTCGGCGAAGCTCACATTATCTGAACAGAAGCAG GAGCTGTCAACACTGACCACTAAGGAACCAGCGCTGAACGTGACCTCAGTCTTGGTAAAGACCACG aagctgccCAACACTACACTGACCACTAAGACACCAGCGCTGAACGTGACCTCAGTCTCG aagctgccCAACACCACACTGACCACTAAGACACCAGCGCTGAACGTGACCTCAGTCTCG aagctgccCAACACTACACTGACCACTAAGACACCAGCGCTGAACGTGACCTCAGTCTCG aagctgccCAACACCACACTGACCACTAAGACACCAGCGCTGAACGTGACCTCAGTCTTG aagctgccCAACACTACACTGACCACTAAGACACCAGAGATGAACGTGACCTCCGTCTCGGTGAAGCCCACGGTGCAAGGACagcagcag gaGGTGCCCAACACTACACTGACCACTAAGAAACCAGAGATGAACGTGACCTCCGTCTCGGTGAAGCCCACGGTGCAAGGAGagcagcag aagctgccCAACACTACACTGACCACTAAGAAACCAGCGATGAACGTGACCTCAGTCTCGGTGAAGACCACGGCGCAAGGACAGCAGCAG gagCTGCCCAACACCACACTGACCACCAAGAAACCAGAGATGAACGTGACCTCAGTCTCGGTGAAGCCCACGGTGCAAGGAGAGCAGCAG aagctgccCAACACCACAACGACCACCAAGAAACCAGAGATGAATGTGACCTCAGTCTCG CTGCTCAACACCACAATGACCACCAAGAAACCACCGATGAACGTGACCTCAGTCTCCGTAAAGACCACGGTGCAAGGAGAGCAGCAG aagctgccCAACACTACACTGACCACTAAGAAACCAGAGATGAACGTGACCTCCGTCTCGGTGAACCCCATGGTGCAAAGACAGCAGCAG gaGCTGCCCAACACCACACTGACCAAGAAACCAGAGATGAACGTGACCTCAGTCTCGGTGAAGCCAACGGTGCAAGGAGAGCAGCAG aagctgccCAACACCACAATGACCACTAAGAAACCAGAGATGAACGTGACCTCAGTCTCGGTGAAGCCAACGGTGCAAGGAGAGCAGCAG aagctgccCAACACCACAATGACCACTAAGAAACCAGAGATGAACGTGACCTCAGTCTCGGTGAAGCCCACGGTGCAAGGAGAGCAGCAG aagctgccCAACACCACACTGACCACCAAGAAACCAGAGATGAACGTGACCTCAGTCTCGGTGAAGCCAACGGTGCAAGGAGAGCAGCAG aagctgccCAACACCACACTGACCACCAAGAAACCAGCGATGAACGTGACCTCAGTGAAGCCCACGGTGCAAGGACAGCAGCAG aagctgccCAACACCACACTGACCACCAAGAAACCAGATATGAACGTGACCTCAGTCTCGGTGAAGCCAACGGTGCAAGGAGAGCAGCAG aagctgccCAACACCACAATGACCACTAAGAAACCAGCGGTGAACGTGACCTCAGTCTCGGTGAAGCCCACGGTGAACGGACAGCAGCAG aagctgccCAACACCACACTGACCACTAAGAAACCAGCGCTGAATGTGACCTCAGTCTCG GTTCTTTTGCAGAAGCTTCCCAACACCACAAAAACCACCAAGAAACCAATGAAC AAGCTGCTCAAAACATTGACCACTAAGAAACCAAGGATCAGCGTGGTGAAGCCCGAATTGTTTACAGAGCTGCAG TTGGCTAAGTACTAcgtttggatttactccaacacCAACGTTTCCATCATCATCAACCCACAAGACCTGAATCTCGAAGT TCTTGAAGTCAATCTGGTGTCGGAGCACCGTGGCAAAAAGCTGTTGACCCTTCGGTTTTCAATGACAAACCAAACCGCCAAGCTTATCACAGACACCCATGTTTCGCCACTACCGCTGATCCAGAACGAAATGACCTGGCCTTATCGTCTTGGAGTCAACTACAAG atTGTTATCCAGAAAAACGGCAACTACTGGACCGTGAACTTCAGCAACAAGCTCGTGCTGTGTTTCACGCTTGAGAAGAGACAAGTCATCAGCCAGGTGGAGGTGTCCGGCCGGATCGTTACCATCAGGAAAGTGGAGGTTTTCAGGGATGTTTGA
- the LOC125990195 gene encoding mucin-2-like isoform X2: protein MKTIGLAAAAVVLSLTAWVLYEIKRTPVSAKLTLSEQKQELSTLTTKEPALNVTSVLKLPNTTLTTKTPALNVTSVSKLPNTTLTTKTPALNVTSVSKLPNTTLTTKTPALNVTSVSKLPNTTLTTKTPALNVTSVLKLPNTTLTTKTPEMNVTSVSVKPTVQGQQQEVPNTTLTTKKPEMNVTSVSVKPTVQGEQQELPNTTLTTKKPEMNVTSVSVNTTVQGAQQKLPNTTLTTKKPAMNVTSVSAKPTVKGKEENTLTTKKKMNVNSNFVLDILKDLYNLTDEEPEEKKLPNTTLTTKKPAMNVTSVSVKTTAQGQQQKLPNTTLTTKKPAMNVTSVSIKTTELPNTTLTTKKPEMNVTSVSVKPTVQGEQQKLPNTTTTTKKPEMNVTSVSLLNTTMTTKKPPMNVTSVSVKTTVQGEQQKLPNTTLTTKKPEMNVTSVSVNPMVQRQQQELPNTTLTKKPEMNVTSVSVKPTVQGEQQKLPNTTMTTKKPEMNVTSVSVKPTVQGEQQKLPNTTMTTKKPEMNVTSVSVKPTVQGEQQKLPNTTLTTKKPEMNVTSVSVKPTVQGEQQKLPNTTLTTKKPAMNVTSVKPTVQGQQQKLPNTTLTTKKPDMNVTSVSVKPTVQGEQQKLPNTTMTTKKPAVNVTSVSVKPTVNGQQQKLPNTTLTTKKPALNVTSVSVLLQKLPNTTKTTKKPMNKLLKTLTTKKPRISVVKPELFTELQLAKYYVWIYSNTNVSIIINPQDLNLEVLEVNLVSEHRGKKLLTLRFSMTNQTAKLITDTHVSPLPLIQNEMTWPYRLGVNYKIVIQKNGNYWTVNFSNKLVLCFTLEKRQVISQVEVSGRIVTIRKVEVFRDV from the exons ATGAAGACAATTGGACTGGCCGCGGCCGCGGTCGTTCTATCGCTTACTGCCTGGGTGCTTTATG AGATCAAAAGGACCCCAGTCTCGGCGAAGCTCACATTATCTGAACAGAAGCAG GAGCTGTCAACACTGACCACTAAGGAACCAGCGCTGAACGTGACCTCAGTCTTG aagctgccCAACACTACACTGACCACTAAGACACCAGCGCTGAACGTGACCTCAGTCTCG aagctgccCAACACCACACTGACCACTAAGACACCAGCGCTGAACGTGACCTCAGTCTCG aagctgccCAACACTACACTGACCACTAAGACACCAGCGCTGAACGTGACCTCAGTCTCG aagctgccCAACACCACACTGACCACTAAGACACCAGCGCTGAACGTGACCTCAGTCTTG aagctgccCAACACTACACTGACCACTAAGACACCAGAGATGAACGTGACCTCCGTCTCGGTGAAGCCCACGGTGCAAGGACagcagcag gaGGTGCCCAACACTACACTGACCACTAAGAAACCAGAGATGAACGTGACCTCCGTCTCGGTGAAGCCCACGGTGCAAGGAGagcagcag gaGCTGCCCAACACCACACTGACCACTAAGAAACCAGAGATGAACGTGACCTCAGTCTCCGTAAACACCACGGTGCAAGGAGCGCAGCAG aagctgccCAACACCACACTGACCACTAAGAAACCAGCGATGAACGTGACTTCAGTCTCGGCGAAGCCCACGGTCAAAGGAAAGGAGGAG AACACACTGACCACTAAGAAAAAGATGAATGTCAACTCTAACTTTGTTTTGGACATACTGAAG gaCCTGTATAACCTGACCGATGAGGAACCAGAGGAGAAG aagctgccCAACACTACACTGACCACTAAGAAACCAGCGATGAACGTGACCTCAGTCTCGGTGAAGACCACGGCGCAAGGACAGCAGCAG aagctgccCAACACCACACTGACCACCAAGAAACCAGCAATGAACGTGACCTCAGTCTCGATAAAGACCACG gagCTGCCCAACACCACACTGACCACCAAGAAACCAGAGATGAACGTGACCTCAGTCTCGGTGAAGCCCACGGTGCAAGGAGAGCAGCAG aagctgccCAACACCACAACGACCACCAAGAAACCAGAGATGAATGTGACCTCAGTCTCG CTGCTCAACACCACAATGACCACCAAGAAACCACCGATGAACGTGACCTCAGTCTCCGTAAAGACCACGGTGCAAGGAGAGCAGCAG aagctgccCAACACTACACTGACCACTAAGAAACCAGAGATGAACGTGACCTCCGTCTCGGTGAACCCCATGGTGCAAAGACAGCAGCAG gaGCTGCCCAACACCACACTGACCAAGAAACCAGAGATGAACGTGACCTCAGTCTCGGTGAAGCCAACGGTGCAAGGAGAGCAGCAG aagctgccCAACACCACAATGACCACTAAGAAACCAGAGATGAACGTGACCTCAGTCTCGGTGAAGCCAACGGTGCAAGGAGAGCAGCAG aagctgccCAACACCACAATGACCACTAAGAAACCAGAGATGAACGTGACCTCAGTCTCGGTGAAGCCCACGGTGCAAGGAGAGCAGCAG aagctgccCAACACCACACTGACCACCAAGAAACCAGAGATGAACGTGACCTCAGTCTCGGTGAAGCCAACGGTGCAAGGAGAGCAGCAG aagctgccCAACACCACACTGACCACCAAGAAACCAGCGATGAACGTGACCTCAGTGAAGCCCACGGTGCAAGGACAGCAGCAG aagctgccCAACACCACACTGACCACCAAGAAACCAGATATGAACGTGACCTCAGTCTCGGTGAAGCCAACGGTGCAAGGAGAGCAGCAG aagctgccCAACACCACAATGACCACTAAGAAACCAGCGGTGAACGTGACCTCAGTCTCGGTGAAGCCCACGGTGAACGGACAGCAGCAG aagctgccCAACACCACACTGACCACTAAGAAACCAGCGCTGAATGTGACCTCAGTCTCG GTTCTTTTGCAGAAGCTTCCCAACACCACAAAAACCACCAAGAAACCAATGAAC AAGCTGCTCAAAACATTGACCACTAAGAAACCAAGGATCAGCGTGGTGAAGCCCGAATTGTTTACAGAGCTGCAG TTGGCTAAGTACTAcgtttggatttactccaacacCAACGTTTCCATCATCATCAACCCACAAGACCTGAATCTCGAAGT TCTTGAAGTCAATCTGGTGTCGGAGCACCGTGGCAAAAAGCTGTTGACCCTTCGGTTTTCAATGACAAACCAAACCGCCAAGCTTATCACAGACACCCATGTTTCGCCACTACCGCTGATCCAGAACGAAATGACCTGGCCTTATCGTCTTGGAGTCAACTACAAG atTGTTATCCAGAAAAACGGCAACTACTGGACCGTGAACTTCAGCAACAAGCTCGTGCTGTGTTTCACGCTTGAGAAGAGACAAGTCATCAGCCAGGTGGAGGTGTCCGGCCGGATCGTTACCATCAGGAAAGTGGAGGTTTTCAGGGATGTTTGA
- the LOC125990195 gene encoding mucin-2-like isoform X30, translating to MKTIGLAAAAVVLSLTAWVLYEIKRTPVSAKLTLSEQKQELSTLTTKEPALNVTSVLVKTTKLPNTTLTTKTPALNVTSVSKLPNTTLTTKTPALNVTSVSKLPNTTLTTKTPALNVTSVSKLPNTTLTTKTPALNVTSVLKLPNTTLTTKTPEMNVTSVSVKPTVQGQQQEVPNTTLTTKKPEMNVTSVSVKPTVQGEQQELPNTTLTTKKPEMNVTSVSVNTTVQGAQQKLPNTTLTTKKPAMNVTSVSAKPTVKGKEENTLTTKKKMNVNSNFVLDILKDLYNLTDEEPEEKKLPNTTLTTKKPAMNVTSVSVKTTAQGQQQKLPNTTLTTKKPAMNVTSVSIKTTELPNTTLTTKKPEMNVTSVSVKPTVQGEQQELPNTTLTKKPEMNVTSVSVKPTVQGEQQKLPNTTMTTKKPEMNVTSVSVKPTVQGEQQKLPNTTMTTKKPEMNVTSVSVKPTVQGEQQKLPNTTLTTKKPEMNVTSVSVKPTVQGEQQKLPNTTLTTKKPAMNVTSVKPTVQGQQQKLPNTTLTTKKPDMNVTSVSVKPTVQGEQQKLPNTTMTTKKPAVNVTSVSVKPTVNGQQQKLPNTTLTTKKPALNVTSVSVLLQKLPNTTKTTKKPMNKLLKTLTTKKPRISVVKPELFTELQLAKYYVWIYSNTNVSIIINPQDLNLEVLEVNLVSEHRGKKLLTLRFSMTNQTAKLITDTHVSPLPLIQNEMTWPYRLGVNYKIVIQKNGNYWTVNFSNKLVLCFTLEKRQVISQVEVSGRIVTIRKVEVFRDV from the exons ATGAAGACAATTGGACTGGCCGCGGCCGCGGTCGTTCTATCGCTTACTGCCTGGGTGCTTTATG AGATCAAAAGGACCCCAGTCTCGGCGAAGCTCACATTATCTGAACAGAAGCAG GAGCTGTCAACACTGACCACTAAGGAACCAGCGCTGAACGTGACCTCAGTCTTGGTAAAGACCACG aagctgccCAACACTACACTGACCACTAAGACACCAGCGCTGAACGTGACCTCAGTCTCG aagctgccCAACACCACACTGACCACTAAGACACCAGCGCTGAACGTGACCTCAGTCTCG aagctgccCAACACTACACTGACCACTAAGACACCAGCGCTGAACGTGACCTCAGTCTCG aagctgccCAACACCACACTGACCACTAAGACACCAGCGCTGAACGTGACCTCAGTCTTG aagctgccCAACACTACACTGACCACTAAGACACCAGAGATGAACGTGACCTCCGTCTCGGTGAAGCCCACGGTGCAAGGACagcagcag gaGGTGCCCAACACTACACTGACCACTAAGAAACCAGAGATGAACGTGACCTCCGTCTCGGTGAAGCCCACGGTGCAAGGAGagcagcag gaGCTGCCCAACACCACACTGACCACTAAGAAACCAGAGATGAACGTGACCTCAGTCTCCGTAAACACCACGGTGCAAGGAGCGCAGCAG aagctgccCAACACCACACTGACCACTAAGAAACCAGCGATGAACGTGACTTCAGTCTCGGCGAAGCCCACGGTCAAAGGAAAGGAGGAG AACACACTGACCACTAAGAAAAAGATGAATGTCAACTCTAACTTTGTTTTGGACATACTGAAG gaCCTGTATAACCTGACCGATGAGGAACCAGAGGAGAAG aagctgccCAACACTACACTGACCACTAAGAAACCAGCGATGAACGTGACCTCAGTCTCGGTGAAGACCACGGCGCAAGGACAGCAGCAG aagctgccCAACACCACACTGACCACCAAGAAACCAGCAATGAACGTGACCTCAGTCTCGATAAAGACCACG gagCTGCCCAACACCACACTGACCACCAAGAAACCAGAGATGAACGTGACCTCAGTCTCGGTGAAGCCCACGGTGCAAGGAGAGCAGCAG gaGCTGCCCAACACCACACTGACCAAGAAACCAGAGATGAACGTGACCTCAGTCTCGGTGAAGCCAACGGTGCAAGGAGAGCAGCAG aagctgccCAACACCACAATGACCACTAAGAAACCAGAGATGAACGTGACCTCAGTCTCGGTGAAGCCAACGGTGCAAGGAGAGCAGCAG aagctgccCAACACCACAATGACCACTAAGAAACCAGAGATGAACGTGACCTCAGTCTCGGTGAAGCCCACGGTGCAAGGAGAGCAGCAG aagctgccCAACACCACACTGACCACCAAGAAACCAGAGATGAACGTGACCTCAGTCTCGGTGAAGCCAACGGTGCAAGGAGAGCAGCAG aagctgccCAACACCACACTGACCACCAAGAAACCAGCGATGAACGTGACCTCAGTGAAGCCCACGGTGCAAGGACAGCAGCAG aagctgccCAACACCACACTGACCACCAAGAAACCAGATATGAACGTGACCTCAGTCTCGGTGAAGCCAACGGTGCAAGGAGAGCAGCAG aagctgccCAACACCACAATGACCACTAAGAAACCAGCGGTGAACGTGACCTCAGTCTCGGTGAAGCCCACGGTGAACGGACAGCAGCAG aagctgccCAACACCACACTGACCACTAAGAAACCAGCGCTGAATGTGACCTCAGTCTCG GTTCTTTTGCAGAAGCTTCCCAACACCACAAAAACCACCAAGAAACCAATGAAC AAGCTGCTCAAAACATTGACCACTAAGAAACCAAGGATCAGCGTGGTGAAGCCCGAATTGTTTACAGAGCTGCAG TTGGCTAAGTACTAcgtttggatttactccaacacCAACGTTTCCATCATCATCAACCCACAAGACCTGAATCTCGAAGT TCTTGAAGTCAATCTGGTGTCGGAGCACCGTGGCAAAAAGCTGTTGACCCTTCGGTTTTCAATGACAAACCAAACCGCCAAGCTTATCACAGACACCCATGTTTCGCCACTACCGCTGATCCAGAACGAAATGACCTGGCCTTATCGTCTTGGAGTCAACTACAAG atTGTTATCCAGAAAAACGGCAACTACTGGACCGTGAACTTCAGCAACAAGCTCGTGCTGTGTTTCACGCTTGAGAAGAGACAAGTCATCAGCCAGGTGGAGGTGTCCGGCCGGATCGTTACCATCAGGAAAGTGGAGGTTTTCAGGGATGTTTGA